The following proteins come from a genomic window of Carassius gibelio isolate Cgi1373 ecotype wild population from Czech Republic chromosome B8, carGib1.2-hapl.c, whole genome shotgun sequence:
- the LOC127964073 gene encoding globoside alpha-1,3-N-acetylgalactosaminyltransferase 1 isoform X1, which produces MLVRQNVLIVVFFGMVLSGLIYLNNMQCICNQQITEQDLDNCSQQITEQGIIKPKWRQKIIELRSSPGLLYNQPSVVAGRTDVASASPWSAPIIWEGTFDSTLIDSIYKQQNLTIATTVFALGKYTRFVKDFLESAEQHYFVGFRVHYYLFTDQPESIPEVKMGENRSLTIEKVPTMNRWQDISMNRMEKIEQLIENELVNEADYIFCLDIDGKFYGRWGAETLGRLVGVLHPWLFNVPRNQFTYERRPESKAYIPVEEGDYYYAGAAFGGSLKDVHLLTKTCREHLKIDAENSIEAVWQEESHLNKYFLLNKPSKLLSPEYMWRDVNEKSAVIKIVRYTNVPKNYAEVRPNP; this is translated from the exons ATGTTGGTCCGTCAGAATGTTCTCATCGTTGTGTTCTTTGGGATGGTATTGAGTGG GCTCATTTACCTGAACAATATGCAGTGCAT ctGCAATCAGCAGATAACAGAACAAGACCTTGATAA ctgcagtcagcAGATAACTGAACAAGGCATCATCAA GCCAAAATGGAGGCAAAAGATCATTGAATTGCGCTCATCACCAGG GTTATTGTACAACCAGCCGAGTGTGGTGGCTGG TCGGACAGATGTTGCTTCTGCGTCACCATGGTCAGCTCCAATCATTTGGGAGGGAACCTTTGACTCCAcactgatcgactccatctacaaACAACAAAATCTCACCATAGCAACCACTGTCTTTGCTTTGGGAAA ATACACACGTTTTGTCAAAGATTTTCTGGAGTCAGCAGAGCAACATTATTTTGTTGGATTTCGAGTGCATTACTACTTGTTTACAGATCAACCAGAATCAATTCCTGAAGTGAAGATGGGTGAAAACCGTAGTTTGACAATTGAAAAGGTTCCGACTATGAATCGATGGCAGGACATCAGTATGAACAGGATGGAAAAAATAGAACAACTAATAGAGAATGAACTAGTCAATGAGGCAGATTATATTTTCTGCCTTGACATAGATGGAAAGTTCTATGGCCGGTGGGGTGCAGAGACTTTGGGTCGTCTCGTAGGTGTGTTACATCCTTGGCTCTTTAATGTTCCAAGAAATCAATTCACATATGAGCGCAGGCCAGAATCTAAAGCATACATTCCTGTTGAGGAAGGTGATTATTATTATGCTGGTGCTGCATTTGGTGGCTCATTGAAGGATGTACACCTTCTCACCAAAACCTGCAGGGAGCATCTGAAAATTGATGCTGAAAACTCTATTGAGGCGGTATGGCAAGAGGAGTCTCACTTGAACAAGTATTTCCTTTTGAACAAACCTAGTAAACTGCTCTCTCCTGAATATATGTGGCGGGATGTCAATGAAAAATCAGCTGTAATAAAAATAGTTCGCTACACTAATGTACCTAAAAACTATGCTGAAGTTCGTCCAAACCCGTAG